A single genomic interval of Amycolatopsis albispora harbors:
- a CDS encoding DUF2752 domain-containing protein, whose product MSQAAGEYTGIYNGIPARTFAERARALGPPAAVVAAGAAGCVAVLLGDPTTPGGFLPVCPTHSLLGIACPGCGGLRMMYSLLHGDLLGALHYNALSLIVVLLSVWSIVAWAVGRWRGRWVNSWLHWRWTPLVFGVAFVVWFVVRNLPFAPFTALYV is encoded by the coding sequence ATGAGCCAGGCCGCGGGTGAGTACACCGGTATCTACAACGGGATCCCGGCGCGTACCTTCGCGGAGCGGGCCAGGGCGCTGGGCCCGCCCGCGGCGGTGGTCGCGGCCGGGGCCGCGGGCTGCGTCGCGGTGCTGCTCGGCGACCCGACCACCCCCGGCGGTTTCCTGCCCGTCTGCCCGACGCACTCGCTGCTGGGCATCGCCTGCCCCGGCTGCGGCGGGCTGCGGATGATGTACAGCCTGCTGCACGGGGATCTACTGGGGGCGCTGCACTACAACGCGCTGTCGCTGATCGTGGTGCTGCTGTCGGTGTGGAGCATCGTGGCGTGGGCGGTCGGCCGGTGGCGTGGCCGTTGGGTGAACAGCTGGCTGCACTGGCGGTGGACCCCGCTGGTCTTCGGCGTGGCGTTCGTCGTCTGGTTCGTGGTGCGCAACCTGCCGTTCGCGCCGTTCACCGCGCTGTACGTGTGA